One window of the Archangium primigenium genome contains the following:
- a CDS encoding lactonase family protein, which translates to MRETKLTRRGFLKMSGVGMMAVTLPDRLGLEPYPLAAPSTYDLFVGGYTSAGGEGITLCRLSMQTGLLSKVAVTRNVSEPSFLAMDRRGRYLYAVNEVGSYQGTSSGAVSAFAVNPTTRALTLINQQASRGSSPCFVSVDANDAYVMVANYGGGNVSVFPVQGNGGLGASTDFKQFQGSGPHPNQNAPHAHQLMTDATNQYALAADLGTDRIMVYRFDGTQGKLTAASPVSFSTPAGAGPRHFAFHPSGKFVFVINELNSTLLSLAFDATRGTLTQVQGVSTLPAGSTGTSYCAEVRVSPDGKFVYGSNRGHNSIVVFAVDSLGKLTLVQHVSTQGKWPRDFILDPTGTYLLVANQQSNTIVSFKRDATTGKLTALGTLAVTAPTSLLVAPPPV; encoded by the coding sequence ATGAGAGAGACCAAGCTGACTCGACGTGGATTCCTGAAGATGTCCGGCGTGGGGATGATGGCCGTGACCTTGCCGGATCGGCTGGGCCTCGAGCCGTATCCGCTCGCGGCGCCCTCGACGTACGACCTCTTCGTGGGCGGCTACACGTCCGCGGGCGGCGAGGGCATCACCCTGTGCCGTCTGTCCATGCAGACGGGCCTGCTGAGCAAGGTGGCGGTGACGCGCAACGTGTCCGAGCCGTCCTTCCTGGCGATGGATCGCAGGGGCCGCTACCTCTACGCCGTCAACGAGGTGGGCTCGTACCAGGGCACCTCCAGTGGGGCCGTGAGCGCCTTCGCCGTCAATCCCACGACCCGCGCCCTGACCCTCATCAACCAGCAGGCCTCCCGGGGAAGCTCGCCTTGCTTCGTGAGCGTGGACGCGAACGACGCGTACGTGATGGTCGCCAACTACGGCGGCGGCAACGTCTCCGTCTTTCCCGTCCAGGGCAATGGCGGCCTGGGCGCGTCCACGGACTTCAAGCAGTTCCAGGGCTCGGGTCCCCATCCCAACCAGAACGCGCCGCATGCCCATCAGCTCATGACGGACGCGACCAACCAGTACGCGCTCGCCGCGGACCTGGGCACGGACCGGATCATGGTCTACCGCTTCGATGGGACGCAGGGAAAGCTCACCGCCGCCTCGCCGGTGTCGTTCTCCACTCCGGCCGGCGCGGGCCCGCGCCACTTCGCCTTCCACCCGAGCGGCAAGTTCGTCTTCGTCATCAACGAGCTCAACTCCACGCTGCTCTCGCTCGCCTTCGATGCCACGCGGGGCACGCTGACGCAGGTGCAGGGCGTCTCCACGTTGCCCGCTGGCTCCACCGGCACCAGCTACTGCGCCGAGGTGCGGGTGAGCCCGGACGGCAAGTTCGTCTACGGCTCCAACCGGGGCCACAACAGCATCGTCGTCTTCGCCGTGGACTCGCTCGGCAAGCTGACGCTCGTGCAGCACGTGTCCACCCAGGGCAAGTGGCCCCGGGACTTCATCCTGGATCCGACGGGCACCTACCTGCTGGTGGCCAACCAGCAGAGCAACACCATCGTGTCCTTCAAGCGGGATGCGACGACGGGCAAGCTGACGGCGCTCGGGACGCTGGCCGTGACGGCCCCGACCTCGCTGCTGGTGGCGCCCCCGCCGGTCTGA